The genomic interval GGGCGTCTTGCGGGCAAGGTGGCAGTGGTGGTTGGGGCAGGTTCGAGTGGACCAGGTTGGGGTAACGGAAAAGCTACGGCTGTTCTGTTTGCGAGAGAAGGAGCTCGTGTTGTATGTGCTGATATTGATGAAGAAGCAGCTGCAGTTACCACTAGTTTGATTTGTGCAGAAGGAGGGGAAGCGGTCACGCTTCGAGTTGACGCTACTGATCAGGAAGACATTAAACATATGGTCGAAACCGCGGTTGATGTTTATGGCGGTATTGATGTTCTAGATAATAATCTGGGTGTTGTCGAGTCAGGTGGAGTAATTGATTTTCCTGAAGAGGATTGGGACCGAGTTATGTCGGTCAATCTAAAGTCTTTTTACCTAAGTATGAAGCACGTTATTCCCGTAATGATTAATGGTGGTGGCGGATCGATTGTAAACATTTCTTCGATCGCGGCAATCCGTTGGACAGGAGTGCCTTACTCAAGCTATTACGCCAGTAAAGCAGCAATCCTTCAACTGACCAAATCTACTGCTGTGGAGTTCGCTTCTAAATCGGTGCGCGTTAATGCTGTGTTGCCTGGCCTTATGAAAACTCCTATGGTGGAGCGCTCTGAAAGTTTAGCAGTCGCTTTTGGAAAGGGCGATGTTGAGGCTATGTGGAAACAGCGAGAAGCACAGGTTCCTTTAGGTCACATGGGTGATGCTTGGGACGTAGCGCATGCTGCATTGTTTCTCGCTAGTGACGAGGCACGCTACATTACTGGCCTTGAGCTTGTGGTTGATGGTGGTGTTACTCTTTAACCGGGTTTCAGGTGCGACCTGTTACTCTTGAGTCTCCGGAAACTTCTACCTGCTCACTTAACTTCTGCAACCCCATATTCAGAATAACATCACAGTCTTCTTGGTCCGAAAATCTTGGGGCCGACGATTAACGCCAATAACATTTATAGGTCTTTTCCTGGCACAAGCCTATTGACATCTCTAGTATTTCCATATGTTCGTATTATTGTTAGCGGTTTAGCAGCTGACGTCTTTACCCTCATTACCAAAAGTGGCAAGGCGTTCCTCTTCGCTTATGGAAGGTGAGTTTGATGCCTTGTAGTGAAATTGCAGGGCACG from Trueperaceae bacterium carries:
- a CDS encoding 3-oxoacyl-ACP reductase, whose protein sequence is MVGRLAGKVAVVVGAGSSGPGWGNGKATAVLFAREGARVVCADIDEEAAAVTTSLICAEGGEAVTLRVDATDQEDIKHMVETAVDVYGGIDVLDNNLGVVESGGVIDFPEEDWDRVMSVNLKSFYLSMKHVIPVMINGGGGSIVNISSIAAIRWTGVPYSSYYASKAAILQLTKSTAVEFASKSVRVNAVLPGLMKTPMVERSESLAVAFGKGDVEAMWKQREAQVPLGHMGDAWDVAHAALFLASDEARYITGLELVVDGGVTL